One Lutra lutra chromosome 7, mLutLut1.2, whole genome shotgun sequence DNA window includes the following coding sequences:
- the DEGS2 gene encoding sphingolipid delta(4)-desaturase/C4-monooxygenase DES2, translating into MGNRAGRTDFEWVYTDQPHTQRRKEMLAKYPAIKALMRPDPRLKWAVLGLVLVQLLACCLVRGLAWRWLLFWAYAFGGCVNHSLTLAIHDLSHNAAFGPGRAAHNRWLAVFANLPVGVPYAASFKKYHVDHHRYLGGDGLDVDVPTRLEGWLFCTPARKLLWLALQPFFYSLRPLCVHPKAVTRMEVLNALVQLAADAALFALWGLKPVVYLLASSLLGLGLHPISGHFVAEHYMFLKGHETYSYYGPLNCITFNVGYHVEHHDFPSIPGCNLPLVRKIAPEYYNHLPQHHSWVKVLWDFVFEDSLGPYARVKRVCKLAEDRL; encoded by the exons CCAAGTACCCGGCCATCAAGGCCCTGATGCGGCCGGACCCCCGCCTCAAGTGGGCGGTGCTGGGGCTGGTGCTGGTGCAGCTGCTGGCCTGCTGCCTGGTGCGGGGCCTGGCGTGGCGCTGGCTGCTCTTCTGGGCCTACGCCTTCGGCGGCTGCGTGAACCACTCGCTGACGCTGGCCATCCACGACCTGTCGCACAACGCGGCCTTCGGCCCGGGCCGCGCGGCGCACAACCGCTGGCTGGCCGTCTTCGCCAACCTGCCCGTGGGCGTGCCCTACGCCGCGTCCTTCAAGAAGTACCACGTGGACCACCACCGCTACCTGGGCGGCGACGGGCTGGACGTGGACGTGCCCACGCGCCTGGAGGGCTGGCTCTTCTGCACGCCGGCCCGCAAGCTGCTGTGGCTGGCGCTGCAGCCCTTCTTCTACTCGCTGCGGCCGCTGTGCGTGCACCCCAAGGCCGTGACCCGCATGGAGGTGCTCAACGCCCTGGTGCAGCTGGCTGCCGACGCCGCCCTCTTCGCCCTGTGGGGACTCAAGCCCGTGGTCTACCTGCtggccagctccctgctggggcTCGGCCTGCACCCCATCTCCGGCCACTTCGTGGCCGAGCACTACATGTTCCTCAAGGGCCACGAGACCTACTCCTACTACGGGCCGCTCAACTGCATCACCTTCAACGTGGGCTACCACGTGGAGCACCACGACTTCCCTAGCATCCCGGGCTGCAACCTGCCCCTG GTGCGGAAGATTGCCCCCGAGTACTACAACCACCTGCCGCAGCACCACTCGTGGGTGAAGGTGCTCTGGGATTTTGTGTTCGAGGACTCCCTGGGGCCCTACGCCCGGGTGAAGCGGGTGTGCAAGCTGGCGGAGGACCGTCTGTGA